A stretch of DNA from Coccidioides posadasii str. Silveira chromosome 1, complete sequence:
GGACCGCAATTTTCGCTCTGGTCCATTTATTCTCACCCTTACTGATCTCCATCAAAGTAACATATTTGTTGACAAGGACTGGAACATCACAAAATTGATTGACCTTGAGTGGGCATGCTCTCTACCCATTGAGATGTTGCATCCTCCTCACTGGTTAACTAGCCAGTGCATTGATACCCTGCAAGATGAGCGGCTTGATGAATACATCAATGTGCATAAGGAATTTATGAGTGTCTTCGAATCTGAAGAAAGAGCTCTTGTCCAAGGAAATACTCCAATCACACATACTATGTGGAAAGGTTGGAAAATTGGCAACTTCTGGTACTTTTCCGCATTGAACTGGCCGAAAGGACTGTGCAATCTTTTCTTTGAACAAATTCAGCCGATGTTTGCCCGATGCAGTGACAAAGCCTGTACTAACTTTGAAGAGGTTGTTACATCCTACTGGGCTGCCGATGCCGCTAAGCTGATAGATTCGAAACTCAAGGAGAAGGAATCATATGGTGAGAAGCTGCGTGAGCTTTTTGCAAACTCTGGAGAATCAAGTGCTTCCGGTTTGGGAAGTGAAAAAGCGGGGACAACTGATACAGCCACTGCGGCAGATCCCGGGGACGGGCCTATAGACGAGATGAAAATAGATTCTCATGCGATATCTGGCCCGGCCCAAGAATGATCAGCGAGGTGCGACTTATCCCCGAAACGGAACTGGCTTGGGAGCACCTCTTTAGGTATTTTATCAGTATTTTTTTCTTGGCTGCAGAGCCTACGGTAGCATCTTTGACGATAAACAGATTGTGGGAGATCGCTGGTGTCGATATCTTTTAGATCCCAATTTGGAAGACAGATTTGAGAGTGACGACGTGGAAGGAGGTGATTTGAAGGTACTGAGTAAAGCAGAGGCTGACGGCGTGCACGGAGAAGCAGCTCTAGGTTCCACGTCTGCTAATGTGTTCGCTTTCAGCCTCGATCACGACAGATTTATATAGAATCGGGACGGCGAGCTTGTAAAAGAGCCTGGAGACTTTGCATGGGTTTCAAGTCATTTCTTTGTAACCTGCCCTTGTTAATCGTTTATCCATACCTCCTGCGGGAGAGCTGGGGATTATCCTGAAGATCTTGATAAGGGAGTTGGAGAGGTAATAAAATCAATGGCATGTTCTTTACCCTTTGTCTAAAGGTATGAAGGCCTGTCAGTTCTCAGCGAAAACAATGGGGAACGGATGCGAGATGCATGAATTATTGACTTCATGCCACATTGCTTAATTCTACAGCATTTAGATCTGGTCATCAATTACTAGCTACATCATATCTGTCTAGAAGAATTTCCGATTCGCGGCTCGCTGAATCCCCTTTAAGCAACAAAGGTCAAACGTCAATTGCAACTCGGTAGGCGCCAATAAGAGCCGGCATCCGCGCAGGAGGCATTTATGAACCGCAGAAAGTTCATTCAACAACATTTGGAGTTGACAGATTACTTAAAATGGTCTAGCAAGGGCTCACTAAACCGGCCCAGGGATTTCAATCTGCTTCTCCAACTTGGGACCAAGCACGGCCGTCATCACTTCCCACCAAGGTCCTTAATCATCGACTCAAAGTGCTAAAAAGCGTTTAGTATTTAATCGTCAACATAATGCAATAGCTGTCACTTACTTCCTGCTGCTCTTGGGCAAGCTTTCCTCGGGTATCCTTATAGCACGAGTTAGCAGTGAGCAAGACAGCATGCGTGTTAAGATGAGCATACGCCAATGATGGTAAGGATTAGGGAACAATTGTTAAATAAGAAGCGCTCCCTTCGTTTGGCATCGCCACTAGCTTTGCTAAGCCTAGCCAACAGTGTGTCAAACTCATTGGTCAACCGTCTCAGACTGTTTGAAATCGGTTCGTTATCCTCGGCTTCACTGCTCATTTGCAGTATACTGTGGAGGAATTGCCCGAATCTTTGGGTTAGAAAGTGCGGTGCCAGAGACTGCTTGTCTCCTCCGGTGAGTGACAGAGCCGAGACGTTCGCTCGACTAGACGACGAGGACGCCTTTTTTAGTGATTCATGATGCATATCCATGATCATCTGGAACCGCGGCCATAGGAGCATATTTATGCCATTTATATATGAATCGGCAACGGGGACCTTGCGGCGTTGCAGTTCAAAAGCAAATTGTTGATTTAGCCGAACGCAAAGGAGTATCCCGAGACAATCGGTTGTGTTCTCTATTAGCTGTTTTGTTAGGTTATGACCGAGAGCGAAAACCGGCTCAAATATTGCCACTACCTTCCGCGAGGCTTGCTGGATGGATTTAGCTGCAAATGTTTCAGCCATGAAGGAAAATTCGGCGGATATATTATCGATTAAAGCGAGGTTGAAGTTCCTAAAAGGAACTTCGATACCATGATAGGACTTATCCTCTTCCGCGAGGTATGAGCTTAATGCTGTTGGGTTGTTTGATTTGAGTACCTCTAGTCGTCGCCCCACGGCAAACGGGTCATGAGCCGCATGCGGATTGCGTCCGGCAGGAAAAGGACTCGCTACCCTATATTAGCAACGTTCGTAAGACTTGATGGCGGTTAACATACAGCCTTTTTGAGAAACTGGTTCACCACCGAGAAGGTGGTCCACAGAATGGGTGTTGAGTTTGTCCAGTGCCTGATTATACCGGGTGAAATTCGACAGATAATACCATCTCATCGTGTTCATGTAGGCTTGTGTGATCTCCTCTGCCAGGCTCGGTTGGTGACAAGTCAAGAAGCCATACAGCTCCTTGTATCTTGCAAGGGAATGTTGCTGAAGTATCTGCGCATTTATATATGGAGACCGTAGAGCTCTGATCTGAGACACTAGATAATCACGAATTCTTTCCACGGCCTTCAGATAGAATCAGCGAGCCAAACTCTAGATATGATTAGATAAGCCCTTACTCTGTCTTTCAAGTTAGATAATAACGGCTTTACATCCTCGACCGCCTTGACATCAGTAAGTGAACTGGAACCAATACTTGCAGACCGGCTTTCGAGCTCTTTCAGGGCCCGAATCCACTCATGATTTATGGGGCCTTCGGATATGACGCGGACCGTACGCGGGGAGATGACAATTCCGTCCAAAGCCGGCCCAAGAAGCTGTTCCACGTTCTTGCGGTTTTCCAGTTGAGAACTTAATTGAGACGAACGTGACTGCAGCGTTTCGATCTCAGCAGACACGGCCCCAAGCTCGGTCTGGAACTTTAAGAGATATGTCTCAACAGATTTCAGGACGTCTTCGCATCCCTACATAAGATTGATGAGGAAATAGCTTTAGAGGAATGCAGCGGGGTTTTCACGTACTGCGATTGAGCTATGGAGATCTTGAAACCGCTCTCGTTCTTTCTCATCTAGATATGTATTAATCACCCCTCTTACATAAGTTGTAGCGCCCCCTCAGCCTCGGCGACTTACGCTCTTCAGAAGATTTGCATGCCTGATAGCTGCCTGGCAGTCTTGCCTGCTCGTCCTTCTTGTTCGCGTAGTCTTCAAGACTCAATTCTCCGAAATCGATATCTTCGATAAGATTCTCCGGTTTCCCCAACACCTCCGGAGCCAACCGAGAGTTCTCGGACTCGTGTAGGATCGTTTGCTTTCCAATTATACCTTGCAAAACTGCCAGGGGGTCGCTGACGTTTGCATCTTTCGTCGCACCCGTTCTTAGAGCCGATCCGTTTGTCTGGCGCACGGCACCTGGCAGGGAGCTTGTCGATGCGTTGACAACGGAAGAGAGGGATAGAGAAGAAGATCGTGCATTGAACGGTGGGCGCGAAGGCTGATTGCTTGCATTAAGCGATGACCGCGGGACGGGGGAAGCCTGCCGGTAAAATGGTGAAGGAGCACCAGGGGAACTTGAGTGGCCCGAAAAGCGATCGAGCCACATGATCAGCAACCACTCAGCTTGGAATTAGAGCTCCATCAAGAAGCATTATCGAGCAAAAGCAGTCAGCATATCATGAAAGAGCGAAGTGGAGGGGATCTCCTGAGAAAGCGAATATACATTGTACCTGTACAAGTCCACGGAGCTCGAACGTCCAGGAACTTACAGCTTCCAGCCAACGTCAGCGGTAAGTTATCGGTGCGAACGAGGTGCTTCGACGATGACGGTAATTTACAGGCACGTGATGTCACTGATGTGCAACAATTACGGCTGGGCGCAGCGACCAGACACGCAGAGCCTGGCCGGGATGCAAACAAGGCAAATAGGACACTAAGGCTGAAAGGGGCCAAGCGTCGGTTAGTGAGTTACCCCTCCAAAGTCTGTTGTCGAAGGCCACAGCGAAGGAAATCTCTCCActcatttttattttaaatcCAGTCCCTCATCGGAATTACATCTTCCTCCATTCATCCCTCAACCTCCCGGcgtcttcctcttctctgcGTCTTTCGGTCGGCCTTCTTTTTGATCTCAACACCGCACTATCTAAACTGCTCACTCTTGAACACCTATCACCATGGCCGACGATGCGCAGGTAAGCCCACCCTCTGTCCTTCATGCGGTTTTGGAGGGGGCATGCGACTCCCCGCACTTGCAAAACACACCCTTCGTTATTTTCAGTCTCTGTATTTTtgagaattttctttttttttttttttttttttttttttttccccctgcCCTTCTCCCCTCAACACAAGTCAATGGACATTTCATTcactgattttcttcttctcggcAGCATGAGCACACCTTTGAGAGCGCCGATGCCGGTGCCTCTGCCACCTATCCCATGCAGTGTTCTGCCTTGAGAAAGAACGGCTTcgttgtcatcaagaaccGTCCTTGCAAGATCGTCGAAATGTCCACCTCTAAGACCGGCAAGCACGGCCACGCCAAGGTCCACCTTGTCGCCATTGACATCTTCACCGGCAAGAAGCTCGAAGATCTCTCCCCATCCACCCACAACATGGAGGTTCCCCATGTCTCTCGCAAGGAATATCAGCTTGTAAGGCCCGCACTCCTCCCCTGCGCCCCCCTAACAAATAAATGTTCGCTAACGCCCATCTCCAGATTGATATCTCTGAGGATGGTTTCCTTTCCCTGATGGCCGATGATGGCTCCACTAAAGATGATGTCAAACTTCCTGACGGTGAAGTCGGTGACAAGATCAATAAACTTTTCCGCGTTGAGGACAAGGACATCAGTACGTCCATGCCCTGTACAATTCTAAGTCTTGCTCTTGGTTTACTAATTTTCTCTCTCTAGACGTTGTTGTCTTGACCGCCATGGGCGAGGAAGTCGCCATGGATGCCAAGGAAGCCCCTAAATAAATGCCTTCGTATTGGATTTTCCCTCCCCCCTGTTAGAATCTGCGTGTTCACGTCCCCGAACTCATTGTTTGGACGTGGGATCTTATTGGGAAAAAGATGGGTTTTGCTCGCTCTTACCCAGCTGGAATGCAGTGCTAGAATTTATCTTTCCAACGCTGTTCACCGGCAGTGATGATTGTTTCATGGGACTTGAGCGGACATTTTTGATGCCAGCTCTCGCATGACAAATTAATGATGAAATATAAAAAAGACTTGTGTAAAATCTATCGCTGAGCTTATTCTATGTATCTTTGTTGACGTAAATTTGGGCGCAAAATATCATCAGAGTACGGAGAACACTTCATAGAGTTACACTTTTCGTGACAGGCAAAACTTGTGTGGTGGCAACAAAAGTATGTGCCGCCACATTTTCCCTTGCGGGAACCGGAAACTAGGAATACATGACTTAACTACCGACCCGAAGCTGGCTACGGAGCACCGTACATatcttgttttttttttttttttttttttcctttcacAGTTCCTCCGCCAATGATCGTCTAGATGGAAGAGACGAAGCGCGGCGTCTGCGGCCAGGATGGTTGTCGGGAAAAGAGCTACTACTTAGAAAACGGCCTATGGTTCTGCAGACAGGGGCATCAGCAGGAGGTATTGCACAACTCCTCCCCCTAGAAAGAATCCAGGTTGCTGGATTTGACATGAGATTGCCGCAGTCCGCGTCCGCTAATTTTAAATAGGGCCGGCAAGTAATTGCGGATGATGACGATTTTGGCACTCAGGGGCGGACTATTCGCCAGAAAAAGGTCACCACAGAACGTCTATCAAAGAGTTAGTTTGTCTGCCCAGAGGCATTGATGACGGGAAGACCTGACCTGAATTGCGCTACAGAATATTCCGGGAGTCAAGCCTATCAGCTTTTTTTGGAAGCGTATCAGCTTCTCCTTTGGAAGCAATGCCATGCTCTTATTAATCAAAGGGGGTTGCCTGGGGAGCTTGAAGTAAGTAAGCTCTTTTACCTTGCCAGGACCGCACATCGATTATAGAATTGCTGATTACCTGGCAGCTCATTGTGAAAGATTTATGGGCGCTGCGGCTCCAGAAGCTTTACGAAAGAGAGGATGACAATTATCGGTCTGACGATAATATTTCGCAGCTCTTTAGCTCGCAGACTGAATGGACCGAACTTGATGACGAGGAGTACAGATACCACCGGCGAAGGCTGAGCGATTCACCCAAGGTGATCGATGCTGTAGCACTGTGCTATCTGGGTACTCTATTGCTTAGAATTCCAGTTAGTATAGGATATATGCAAAGGTATCCCCCAAAAGACCGACACAGAAGCATTCAAATTAGGGCTAATTCTTCTACCTCTACGAAGGTGGATTGTCAGGGATGATATTCCATTCCTTAGGCTGAGCCGCTTTGTGCCGCAGGACATGAAAGAAAGGCTCCCTGCAGTATATCATAATGTGCTTGACCCTCGGGTATATTCACTGCTTCATCAGACAAAACCTAGACTATGAAATGCTAATCACGGCTATAGAATGTTCCCACTGGGGACCAGCTCCATCGAGCGGTTGCTGATTTAGCTGACTTGTATTCCCGGGACTTTGGAGTTACATTTCCTCGCATAAATTTGCCTTTGCTGCTATTCTCATATATTAAGCAGCTCGCATTACCTTGTACGGCTTATCTACCTGGAAAATCTCGCCTTTGATTTTGAAATTGATATTAACGGCTGTTTAGTGGAGATATATCCAGCAGTGAGCCGTCTGAAGGAGCTCTCAGGCTTCGAATTCTGCTTCTCCAGACAACCCGGGCGATTTAATCGGGTCTCTCTGCCCGAGGTTCAGCTGATGAGCCTTGTCATTATTGCCGCGAAGCTGCTTTATCCACTTGATGACATAAAAAGATACCCAGATTCTTTGCAGGATCCAGCTGCCCAGATCATAGACTGGGAAGCATGGGTGGAAACTCAGAAAGAGTTTGATCTCAGGGGCAAGAACACTGAAAGGCTTACACGGGGGTGTGAAATAAAGGTTGACGAGAGTGATGTCCTTCAGATGACACCTGCACAGCTGGATGATTATATGGACTGGTACAGCAAGATGTGGATTGATACGAAGAAAGGTTAATCTCGAATGTACTTGATATTTTCGAATTTCCCTGCTAATTATCGATGCACAGGAACCAATCCGTTTGCAGATATGTTCCCGACCGACCGAGTGGACACCGATGAAGTGAACCCGATGCCACCGCcggatgacgatgatgatggtcCGGAGATCTCCAAAAAGCTGCACAAGATGCTATCGAGAATGAAAATGAGAAGAGTAGTTGCGGATGCCGATGTTATGGCGCTGGCTGAACCAGTCGCCCGACCGGGGAGCTCGTATAAACGCTATCGAAACGAGAGCCAGCTTTCAGAGTACGCTAAAGCATTTTATCAGGCAGCCGCGCAGGTCATAGGCGCGTCTTTAGAGACTATGGTATATACTGTATATCGGACAGAACATAGGATCCAGAATCCGGATGGGACCAGAAGTAGAAGCAGGAGCAAAAGCAGATCTAGGTCGAAGAAACCGAATGAGGAGATGGCTGACTGTGACATAAAAAGTGGATATGACCCAGCTAACTATGATACAACAAAATAAGTCACTTAGATAGTGTCTACAAACTTCATGAATGCATACTTTTTCGAATCATTCTGCGGAGTGGTCACGGCGGTTCCAGGCTTCCTTGGCCCAATGCGGAAATTAGGGTTTAGGGCTTATTACATCCGTCATGCCCACCCGCTAAGCGAAACACCCTTCAAATCTTGGACCTTCTCGACGACGAAGCAGAGGACTGCGAGACAACAGCAGGTAAATCCGCAACCAGTAAGTCAAATCATCCTCGAAACCGAGACTTTGCGTTTCGCAACATGTTTACTGACATTTTTGTACCCTTTTTACAGTGCAGATGTAGGTCAACCTCCAAATCAACCCTCGCCACCCCATCTCGAATGTCCGAACGTCCGAACGTCGACGTGATGCTTCTGTTCAACGAACCCTCAATACTGAcacttctttttttctgcgATTAGCTTCGTCAAGACCCTCACCGGCAAGACTATCACCCTTGAGGTGGAGTCGAGCGATACGATCGACAATGTCAAGAGCAAGATCCAGGACAAGGAGGGCATTCCTCCAGACCAGCAGCGATTGATTTTCGCCGGAAAGCAGCTAGAGGACGGCCGTACCCTCAGCGACTATAACATCCAGAAGGTACATAACATCCGCAAAGTTTGGCagtttgatttttttttttttgatgtCTTGATATGAGAGCACGGGAAGGGAAAGCATGAGGAAGCAAGATCCAGGCAGTTGGGATTGGGGATTGAAGAAACcgtttttcttcttttgaaCAGAAGTATCTGACTGGGTGTTTCGATCATCTAGGAATCCACCCTTCACCTCGTCCTCCGTCTCCGTGGCGGTATCATCGAGCCTTCCCTCAAGGCTTTGGCCAGCAAGTACAACTGCGAGAAGATGATCTGCCGAAAGTGCTATGTATGTTTTTGAAAACCCGAAACCTCCTCATTGATCCCGAAGCACGAAGTCTTGCTAAACTATGGAACAACTACAAAGGCCCGTCTTCCCCCGCGTGCCACCAACTGCAGAAAGAAGAAGTGCGGACACACCAACCAACTCCGACCAAAGAAGAAGTTGAAGTAAACGCATTGTTTCGGCTGTTTCTTGGTGTCCTTGTTGTGGAAACGCAGCACATGGGCTTGTTGGGATGATGATGCAGGGCGTTTAAAGGGGGACTTTGATGATCCATGTTTTTATAATGTCTTTTACGTCCCTTGTAGCCTCGGAAATCAACAAGTTCAATTTCTTCTTTCATCTCGCGACTACCGTGTGCTTAGAAGTTACAGAGTCAGCTTAGATGCCGACATTTACGGGACATAGACGGGTCTAAAATACAATGGAACAGAGTTGCGGAAGACCAAAAAAGCAAGCGGAATCATGTCATAATCAGAAGAGCATGCGTGCCATTTTATCCTTATCGTCATCATCCTTGCCCTTGTCCTTGTGCTTCTTTGCCGGACTTCCGTGACTATCATCAGATTTATTAGCAAACGAGGGTCCCTGATTCGGAAAAAATAGTACTCACGCGAAAAAGAGGACTTTGATCGCAATGGCCAGTCCAGCATGTAACACAATGACCAGGATTAACAAgatcttgcttgctcttgTGTCCGCCGTGCTAA
This window harbors:
- the RRN7 gene encoding Pol I core factor CF (EggNog:ENOG410PI9J~COG:K), which produces MEETKRGVCGQDGCREKSYYLENGLWFCRQGHQQEGRQVIADDDDFGTQGRTIRQKKVTTERLSKKYSGSQAYQLFLEAYQLLLWKQCHALINQRGLPGELELIVKDLWALRLQKLYEREDDNYRSDDNISQLFSSQTEWTELDDEEYRYHRRRLSDSPKVIDAVALCYLGTLLLRIPVSIGYMQRWIVRDDIPFLRLSRFVPQDMKERLPAVYHNVLDPRNVPTGDQLHRAVADLADLYSRDFGVTFPRINLPLLLFSYIKQLALPLEIYPAVSRLKELSGFEFCFSRQPGRFNRVSLPEVQLMSLVIIAAKLLYPLDDIKRYPDSLQDPAAQIIDWEAWVETQKEFDLRGKNTERLTRGCEIKVDESDVLQMTPAQLDDYMDWYSKMWIDTKKGTNPFADMFPTDRVDTDEVNPMPPPDDDDDGPEISKKLHKMLSRMKMRRVVADADVMALAEPVARPGSSYKRYRNESQLSEYAKAFYQAAAQVIGASLETMVYTVYRTEHRIQNPDGTRSRSRSKSRSRSKKPNEEMADCDIKSGYDPANYDTTK
- a CDS encoding uncharacterized protein (BUSCO:376442at4751~EggNog:ENOG410PHT9~COG:U,Z~BUSCO:4368at33183) is translated as MWLDRFSGHSSSPGAPSPFYRQASPVPRSSLNASNQPSRPPFNARSSSLSLSSVVNASTSSLPGAVRQTNGSALRTGATKDANVSDPLAVLQGIIGKQTILHESENSRLAPEVLGKPENLIEDIDFGELSLEDYANKKDEQARLPGSYQACKSSEEHEKERERFQDLHSSIAGCEDVLKSVETYLLKFQTELGAVSAEIETLQSRSSQLSSQLENRKNVEQLLGPALDGIVISPRTVRVISEGPINHEWIRALKELESRSASIGSSSLTDVKAVEDVKPLLSNLKDRAVERIRDYLVSQIRALRSPYINAQILQQHSLARYKELYGFLTCHQPSLAEEITQAYMNTMRWYYLSNFTRYNQALDKLNTHSVDHLLGGEPVSQKGSSPFPAGRNPHAAHDPFAVGRRLEVLKSNNPTALSSYLAEEDKSYHGIEVPFRNFNLALIDNISAEFSFMAETFAAKSIQQASRKVVAIFEPVFALGHNLTKQLIENTTDCLGILLCVRLNQQFAFELQRRKVPVADSYINGINMLLWPRFQMIMDMHHESLKKASSSSSRANVSALSLTGGDKQSLAPHFLTQRFGQFLHSILQMSSEAEDNEPISNSLRRLTNEFDTLLARLSKASGDAKRRERFLFNNCSLILTIIGDTRGKLAQEQQEHFESMIKDLGGK
- the TIF51 gene encoding Eukaryotic translation initiation factor 5A (EggNog:ENOG410PMXH~COG:J~BUSCO:14861at33183), translated to MADDAQHEHTFESADAGASATYPMQCSALRKNGFVVIKNRPCKIVEMSTSKTGKHGHAKVHLVAIDIFTGKKLEDLSPSTHNMEVPHVSRKEYQLIDISEDGFLSLMADDGSTKDDVKLPDGEVGDKINKLFRVEDKDINVVVLTAMGEEVAMDAKEAPK